Proteins co-encoded in one Bemisia tabaci chromosome 9, PGI_BMITA_v3 genomic window:
- the LOC109038207 gene encoding uncharacterized protein, protein MFDGGEATLTSPEYLDGPLNSIGGREKETLRPGFSAENHCLNFSIYLRAFVHELLIVVRSLSFPSLVLVLLTFHQNQRFAHLCVKGNASCSRSELSTASCAALFPSSSVEDSSIDDTGLARHPAALSPGGAPFRLRKTETLFRRSVRQESLLLRSPVRCHGLYIVRSDGWSFCSGEECEGPISSRPYLVLLFWDGVSTQSTYVILARPESESKYPGNFFNDGKTDVEGRLWVGTEGPALESGPAGRVPNRGNFYSYSTEICGLKREISNVTLSNGLAWNKNNTILYYIDSGTFKVTKLKYDRRTGVISNPETVFDFKANNIPGLLPHGMTIDTEDNLYVAMYGGYQIIKIDPTRGVVLLTMELPIALVTDMRWGGWDLDILFVTSSRMGLNETELEEQPWAGRVIAMTGLNATGCISHEAVICLPGRSDDADICSAPS, encoded by the exons ATGTTCGACGGCGGCGAGGCGACCCTCACCTCGCCggaatatttggacggccctttgaatagcattg ggggaagagaaaaagaaacattacGACCAGGGTTTTCTGCCGAGAATCATTGTCTTAATTTTTCCATCTACTTACGTGCATTTGTTCACGAGTTGCTCATAGTTGTTCGTTCGTTATCATTTCCTTCTTTAGTCCTCGTACTTCTTACTTTCCACCAAAACCAAAG GTTTGCTCATTTGTGCGTGAAAGGCAATGCTTCCTGCTCAAGGTCTGAG CTTTCTACTGCCAGTTGCGCTGCTTTATTTCCAAGTTCGAGTGTTGAAGACAGCAGCATCGACGATACAGGCTTGGCCCGTCACCCCGCGGCTTTGTCACCTGGAGGAGCCCCATTTCGACTACGGAAAACAGAGACTCTATTTCGCCGATCAGTACGGCAAGAGAGCCTGCTCCTACGATCTCCTGTCAGGTGTCACGGCCTGTACATCGTTAG atCAGACGGTTGGAGCTTTTGCTCCGGTGAAGAATGCGAGGGACCAATTTCTAGCCGTCCCTACTTAGTTCTCCTCTTTTGGGACGGAGTCTCGACCCAGTCGACTTACGTCATTTTGGCCAGACCCGAGTCAGAGTCCAAGTATCCTGGCAACTTCTTCAACGATGGCAAGACCGATGTTGAGGGTCGGCTCTGGGTCG GCACGGAGGGTCCAGCCTTGGAGTCCGGTCCGGCAGGACGAGTGCCCAATCGAGGGAACTTTTATAGCTACTCCACGGAAATTTGCGGTTTGAAGAGAGAAATTAGCAACGTTACCCTTTCGAACGGATTGGCGTGGAACAAGAACAACACGATACTCTACTACATCGATAGTGGCACCTTTAAAGTGACCAAACTCAAGTATGACAGAAGGACCGGAGTTATTA GCAATCCCGAGACGGTTTTTGACTTTAAAGCGAACAACATTCCCGGACTCCTCCCTCATGGCATGACAATTGACACCGAAGACAACCTGTACGTCGCAATGTACGGTGGATATCAA ATCATAAAAATAGACCCCACGCGAGGGGTTGTGCTGCTGACCATGGAACTGCCTATTGCGCTTGTGACGGACATGAGGTGGGGCGGTTGGGACCTGGACATTCTCTTCGTGACGTCATCCAGGATGGGGCTCAACGAGACAGAATTGGAGGAGCAGCCGTGGGCAGGTCGTGTGATCGCTATGACTGGACTCAACGCCACCGGGTGCATCTCCCACGAGGCAGTCATCTGTCTCCCGGGACGATCGGACGACGCAGATATCTGTAGCGCCCCAAGTTAA